From one Lotus japonicus ecotype B-129 chromosome 3, LjGifu_v1.2 genomic stretch:
- the LOC130747003 gene encoding uncharacterized protein LOC130747003 codes for MQLFHKHTTLQSLVNFLLVSSSFCVLYVLISVLFLGTSKLVHVHSSSQELSTPTTLDHLVFGIASSKSSWAKRKDYVKLWWRNNNAMKGCVFLDTLPDEDEDNDASDSVPPLCVSEDTSRFRYTCRGGLPSAIRVARVVVETIALKNNSDVRWYVFGDDDTVFFPENLVKTLSKYDHGLWYYVGANSEVYEQNRLFGFGMAFGGAGFAISSSLANVLVKVFDSCLERYPHLYGSDGRVYSCLAELGVGLTHEPGFHQVDLRGDTFGLLAAHPVTPLLSLHHPDYTDPIFPNMTTTQALKHLFKAASVDPQRMLQQTICYNRWFSWTISVSWGYAVQVFPHHMSLREVLKVQETFKQWKKGNMLAKAYTFNTRGTPPDPCKRPSVFYLDNVSFGNDGIIISSYKRSFQNCSNDDLLSPKRLEEVKVVTKKLDLDIKQLKAPRRHCCDVMPSSARDQLEIEIRECKDEELIYMH; via the exons ATGCAGTTATTTCACAAACACACCACACTGCAGTCTCTGGTTAACTTTCTTCTAGTCTCTTCTTCATTTTGTGTCCTTTATGTCCTCATATCAGTGCTGTTCCTAGGGACATCAAAACTAGTACATGTCCATTCTTCATCACAAGAATTGTCCACACCCACCACTCTTGATCACCTTGTGTTTGGAATTGCTTCAAGCAAGAGCTCATGGGCAAAGAGGAAGGACTATGTGAAGCTTTGGTGGAGAAACAACAATGCAATGAAGGGGTGTGTGTTCCTTGATACCCTccctgatgaagatgaagacaatGATGCTTCTGATTCTGTTCCTCCTCTCTGTGTCTCTGAAGACACTTCGCGGTTTCGCTACACTTGCCGAGGCGGGCTTCCCTCAGCGATTCGCGTGGCGCGTGTTGTGGTGGAGACTATAGCCCTGAAGAACAATTCAGATGTGAGGTGGTATGTGTTTGGAGATGATGACACTGTTTTCTTTCCAGAGAATTTGGTGAAGACTCTTTCCAAATATGATCATGGCCTTTGGTACTATGTTGGGGCAAACTCTGAGGTTTATGAGCAGAACCGGTTGTTTGGGTTTGGAATGGCTTTTGGGGGTGCTGGTTTTGCTATCAGTTCCTCTCTGGCAAATGTCTTGGTCAAGGTTTTTGATTCGTGTTTGGAAAGGTACCCTCATCTCTATGGAAGTGATGGCAGGGTGTACTCTTGCTTAGCAGAGCTTGGTGTGGGATTAACACATGAACCTGGTTTTCATCAG GTTGATTTGAGGGGAGATACCTTTGGCCTATTAGCTGCTCATCCAGTAACTCCCTTGTTATCCCTGCATCACCCTGATTACACTGATCCAATCTTTCCAAACATGACAACCACACAAGCCCTGAAGCATTTATTCAAAGCTGCAAGTGTTGATCCTCAGAGGATGCTACAACAAACAATTTGCTATAACAGGTGGTTTTCATGGACAATTTCAGTGTCATGGGGATATGCAGTTCAGGTTTTCCCTCACCACATGTCTTTGCGTGAGGTTCTGAAGGTGCAAGAAACGTTCAAGCAGTGGAAGAAAGGAAACATGTTGGCAAAAGCATACACTTTCAACACAAGAGGAACTCCCCCTGACCCATGTAAGAGACCCTCAGTTTTCTATCTAGACAATGTGTCTTTTGGTAATGATGGCATCATCATCAGTAGTTACAAGAGATCGTTTCAAAATTGCTCAAATGATGATCTGTTATCTCCTAAGAGACTAGAAGAGGTCAAAGTGGTCACCAAGAAGCTAGACCTTGATATCAAACAG TTGAAGGCTCCAAGAAGGCACTGCTGTGATGTAATGCCCTCTAGCGCTCGTGACCAACTGGAAATCGAAATCAGAGAATGCAAAGATGAAGAATTGATTTACATGCACTGA
- the LOC130744949 gene encoding cysteine-rich repeat secretory protein 38-like, with the protein MYEHYSSDDPYETNLNALLSHLKNETPNAGFVAASKGEGQNQTYGLALCRGDLASTDCGSCIAQAIHDMFEDCPYNKDVMIWHEDCTVGYSKEHNNSGIKIDDTMLCFKSQNDVEVPNPKVFIKKTQEFLSQITQKEELGSNNYASGEVKIDEYNMVYGYAQCNRDLSSKECSDCLERSLDYAKECGRGKEGVRVYSGICRLRYDMYPFLNDEYYYTPPIRDVKSPHPQPGDGSALEPGSIIGIGLVSLFIAHYVI; encoded by the coding sequence ATGTATGAGCACTATTCCTCCGATGACCCTTATGAAACAAACCTAAACGCTCTCTTGAGTCATCTCAAGAATGAAACTCCAAATGCAGGCTTCGTCGCGGCTTCGAAAGGCGAAGGCCAGAACCAAACGTACGGTCTGGCCTTATGCCGCGGCGATCTCGCTTCCACAGATTGTGGGAGCTGCATTGCACAGGCAATCCATGACATGTTCGAGGATTGCCCGTATAATAAAGATGTCATGATTTGGCATGAAGATTGCACAGTGGGGTACTCAAAAGAGCACAATAACAGTGGCATAAAGATTGATGATACCATGTTATGCTTCAAATCCCAAAATGATGTTGAGGTTCCCAATCCAAAGGTGTTTATTAAAAAGACACAAGAGTTTCTTAGCCAAATCACCCAGAAAGAGGAATTGGGCTCAAATAACTATGCTTCGGGAGAAGTTAAGATTGATGAGTATAACATGGTCTATGGCTATGCACAATGCAATAGAGACCTCTCTAGCAAGGAATGCAGTGACTGTCTTGAGAGGTCACTTGATTATGCTAAAGAATGTGGTAGGGGAAAAGAGGGAGTGAGAGTGTATAGTGGGATTTGCAGACTGAGATATGACATGTACCCTTTTCTTAATGATGAATATTATTATACTCCTCCTATTCGTGATGTGAAATCTCCACATCCTCAACCTGGAGATGGTTCAGCATTGGAGCCTGGGTCCATCATTGGCATTGGCTTAGTGTCACTCTTTATAGCCCATTATGTTATATAG